A part of Campylobacter concisus genomic DNA contains:
- a CDS encoding sulfite exporter TauE/SafE family protein — MLFVELFIIGIGVGYIAGFFGIGGGTVVVPIMVAFGYDVKTAIGISVMQMIFSATFGSYLNYKAGLLKLNRGVFLGLGGLVGASFSGIIVSHAPALLLESMLLATFVFSLIKLYFSPNSDGSNANNSLFLLFFVGVFVGVFAISIGIGGGVFIAPILVGFLRYELKKAVSMGVFFVMFAAIAGFISLSLNGHISYAEGTFLGLGSLIGAYFGTNKTQNTNKKTLKKWFLLFYIAMICLILKDMFFE; from the coding sequence ATGCTTTTTGTAGAACTATTTATAATCGGTATCGGCGTTGGTTACATCGCTGGGTTTTTTGGCATCGGTGGCGGCACGGTCGTCGTTCCTATCATGGTCGCCTTTGGATACGACGTAAAAACTGCCATTGGCATAAGTGTCATGCAGATGATCTTTAGTGCGACGTTTGGCTCGTATCTAAACTACAAAGCTGGGCTTTTAAAGCTAAATCGAGGCGTCTTTTTGGGGCTTGGAGGCTTGGTTGGAGCTAGCTTTAGCGGCATCATCGTATCGCACGCGCCTGCACTTTTACTTGAGTCTATGTTACTTGCGACATTTGTCTTTTCGCTTATAAAGCTATACTTTTCGCCAAACAGCGACGGCTCAAATGCGAATAATTCGCTCTTTTTGCTATTTTTTGTTGGCGTTTTTGTTGGCGTTTTTGCCATTAGCATCGGTATCGGCGGAGGCGTCTTTATCGCTCCTATCTTGGTTGGCTTTTTGCGTTATGAGCTGAAAAAAGCCGTTTCTATGGGCGTGTTTTTCGTTATGTTTGCAGCCATTGCCGGCTTCATCTCACTCTCACTAAATGGTCACATCTCATACGCTGAGGGCACATTTTTAGGTCTTGGCTCGCTAATAGGCGCATACTTTGGCACCAACAAGACGCAAAATACCAACAAAAAAACACTTAAAAAATGGTTTTTACTCTTTTACATAGCGATGATATGTTTGATATTAAAAGATATGTTTTTTGAGTAA
- a CDS encoding class I SAM-dependent methyltransferase → MNKTKKAYDEIPYFSAAFSDCSPVRIEAVAKFLGLKAASLKEARVLELGSSYGGNILPFAISHKSAKVVGIDISSHQVAEGNKVAKQIGLENFTLLERNFLHMNESDIKELGKFDYIIAHGVYSWVSPNVRDALLATIKALLSKDGIAYVSYNTYPGWKSLDILRDFMLFASANRGDKESLPHVKEELNFLQDYLKFSLQNQSDVVYKDSMKLLLTQLNFLQGIIAKGSDYYILHDFLEASNEPTYFHKFAKHIDKHGLCYVIDASLNDIFASSTGIYRFDAHIEQNYNSRIKKEQLNDFLFNRSFRKSLITHKERLGGAEDFDAVLGESELDRIYFAYFSEQPRTKTQEILSRSYPQSLNLSEVKTALGENANEAFVGLLEILNDQNTKISSSKLAALAYEPKKTRLKPRVAAYLGYFLDASSPVISLANELNGKLSLSHEEIKAALKFDGKASLKEIAKGVNLSEDELKELAFKLSEAYFFEEI, encoded by the coding sequence ATGAATAAAACAAAGAAAGCTTACGATGAAATTCCTTATTTCTCGGCCGCATTTAGTGACTGCTCGCCTGTTAGGATAGAAGCGGTTGCTAAATTTCTGGGGCTTAAAGCAGCTAGCTTAAAAGAGGCTAGGGTGCTTGAGCTTGGCTCATCATATGGCGGTAATATCTTGCCATTTGCCATTTCGCACAAAAGCGCAAAAGTCGTTGGTATCGACATCTCAAGCCATCAAGTGGCTGAAGGTAACAAAGTAGCAAAGCAGATAGGTTTAGAAAATTTTACTCTGCTTGAGCGAAATTTTTTGCACATGAACGAAAGCGATATAAAAGAGCTTGGGAAATTTGACTATATTATCGCTCATGGTGTTTATAGCTGGGTGAGCCCAAATGTAAGAGATGCGCTGCTTGCTACGATAAAGGCGCTACTTAGCAAAGATGGCATCGCCTATGTCTCTTATAACACCTACCCAGGTTGGAAGAGCCTTGATATCTTAAGAGACTTCATGCTCTTTGCGAGTGCAAACAGGGGCGATAAAGAGTCGCTACCTCACGTCAAAGAGGAGCTAAATTTCTTGCAGGATTATTTGAAATTTAGCCTGCAAAACCAAAGCGACGTCGTCTATAAAGACAGCATGAAGCTACTTTTGACGCAGCTAAATTTCTTGCAGGGCATCATCGCAAAGGGTAGTGATTATTACATTTTGCATGACTTTTTGGAGGCTAGTAACGAGCCAACTTACTTTCATAAATTTGCTAAACATATCGACAAACACGGACTTTGCTACGTCATAGATGCTTCGCTAAATGATATCTTTGCAAGCTCAACTGGAATTTACCGCTTTGACGCACATATCGAGCAAAATTACAACTCTCGCATCAAAAAAGAGCAGCTAAACGATTTTTTATTTAATAGATCATTTAGAAAAAGTCTCATCACTCACAAGGAGAGGCTTGGCGGTGCTGAGGATTTTGATGCGGTACTTGGAGAGAGTGAGCTTGATAGGATTTATTTTGCATATTTTAGCGAGCAGCCAAGGACAAAAACGCAAGAAATTTTAAGCAGAAGCTATCCACAAAGCTTAAATTTAAGCGAAGTAAAAACGGCGCTTGGCGAGAATGCAAATGAAGCTTTTGTGGGACTGCTTGAAATTTTAAACGATCAAAACACTAAAATTTCATCCTCAAAGCTTGCAGCGCTTGCTTATGAGCCTAAAAAAACTAGGCTAAAGCCTAGAGTTGCGGCCTATCTTGGGTATTTTCTGGATGCTAGCTCGCCAGTCATATCTTTGGCAAATGAGCTAAATGGCAAGCTAAGCTTAAGCCATGAAGAGATCAAAGCTGCATTGAAATTTGACGGCAAAGCCAGCCTTAAAGAGATCGCAAAGGGCGTAAATTTAAGCGAAGATGAGCTAAAAGAGCTTGCCTTTAAACTAAGTGAAGCTTACTTTTTCGAAGAAATTTAA